In the Flavisolibacter tropicus genome, one interval contains:
- a CDS encoding diacylglycerol/lipid kinase family protein, translating to MKRALLLHNPGAGDEEHSKEELIALIEQHGYECLYASVKDKQWKDFDYDVDFLVIAGGDGTVRNVAKRLLNRKMIDKIWPIGLLPYGTANNIAKTLQLTDDTSPLIQSWKKENLLKYDVGRIENVKEAALFLESLGIGIFPYLMLKMKERQVVEDETPEESMAAALHLLYDISLTYEPHHCQLQIDGIDHSGQFILLEVMNTKSIGPNLFLAPDANPDDGVLDIVAVTEADRATFQQYIADKINGEERPFNYTRFQARSVAITWEGTHLHVDDEVIKMKKEQAIKIEVKEGLLPFLIP from the coding sequence ATGAAGCGTGCGTTATTGTTACATAATCCTGGAGCGGGAGATGAAGAGCATAGTAAGGAAGAGCTTATTGCGTTGATAGAGCAACACGGATATGAATGCCTGTATGCATCGGTAAAGGACAAGCAGTGGAAAGACTTTGATTACGATGTGGACTTCCTTGTGATTGCAGGCGGCGATGGTACTGTGCGCAATGTGGCCAAGCGCTTGCTCAATCGTAAAATGATTGATAAGATCTGGCCCATTGGTCTATTGCCTTATGGTACGGCTAATAATATTGCCAAGACACTGCAGCTGACAGATGACACTTCACCGTTGATCCAATCATGGAAAAAGGAAAATCTGCTGAAATACGATGTAGGAAGAATTGAGAACGTGAAAGAGGCAGCGTTGTTCCTGGAGAGTTTGGGTATTGGCATATTTCCCTACCTGATGCTGAAAATGAAAGAGCGGCAAGTGGTAGAAGATGAAACACCGGAAGAAAGCATGGCTGCCGCTCTGCACCTGCTATATGATATTTCACTTACCTATGAGCCACATCACTGCCAGTTGCAGATAGATGGTATTGATCATTCCGGCCAGTTTATATTGCTGGAAGTGATGAATACAAAATCAATTGGGCCCAACCTATTCCTGGCGCCCGATGCTAATCCAGATGATGGAGTGTTGGATATTGTAGCCGTTACAGAAGCCGATCGCGCAACGTTTCAACAATACATAGCTGATAAAATAAATGGCGAAGAGCGTCCCTTCAATTATACACGCTTTCAGGCACGTTCAGTTGCCATTACCTGGGAAGGCACACACCTGCACGTAGACGATGAAGTGATCAAGATGAAAAAAGAGCAGGCAATAAAGATTGAAGTTAAAGAGGGCTTACTGCCGTTTTTAATTCCCTGA
- the surE gene encoding 5'/3'-nucleotidase SurE, with product MRILITNDDGIYSPGIAALANIASQFGEVIVVAPDVEQSSMGHAVTHSRPLTIKKSPISFGSIEAFRINGTPADCVAIGTHLYTKVDVVLSGINMGPNLGNSMWHSGTLAGAKQGVLLGLKGIAFSTPVGKSEPDFDTLAPYVSESLKVLLDAPGIGLYNVNLPPEPHGIKWTRQSVRFYDGQVVPGIDPMGRKHYWFTVTPLEPAEEDSDRWAVENGYVSITPLRLDLTDEQTLKKRQQQQPLDE from the coding sequence ATGAGAATCCTTATTACAAATGATGATGGTATTTATAGTCCGGGTATAGCAGCGTTAGCCAATATAGCCTCCCAATTTGGAGAAGTAATAGTGGTTGCCCCCGATGTAGAGCAGTCCTCAATGGGTCATGCTGTTACGCACTCCCGCCCATTGACCATCAAGAAATCGCCTATTTCATTTGGAAGTATTGAAGCCTTCCGTATCAACGGTACACCGGCCGATTGTGTGGCCATCGGCACTCATTTATATACCAAGGTCGATGTGGTGCTCTCGGGTATCAACATGGGGCCAAACTTGGGCAACTCAATGTGGCACTCCGGTACATTGGCTGGTGCCAAGCAAGGTGTGCTGCTGGGCTTAAAAGGCATTGCGTTTAGCACACCAGTAGGCAAATCGGAACCCGATTTTGATACACTGGCACCCTATGTATCAGAGTCACTGAAAGTGTTGTTAGATGCGCCGGGCATTGGCTTGTACAATGTTAATTTGCCTCCCGAACCACATGGCATCAAGTGGACGCGCCAGTCGGTACGCTTTTACGATGGCCAGGTGGTACCCGGAATTGACCCCATGGGCCGTAAACACTATTGGTTTACCGTAACACCACTGGAGCCGGCCGAGGAAGACTCAGATCGCTGGGCGGTAGAGAATGGCTATGTATCCATTACGCCTTTACGGTTAGACCTAACCGATGAGCAGACCTTGAAAAAGCGGCAGCAACAACAGCCGTTGGATGAATAA
- a CDS encoding universal stress protein — MNKVLLILDGLQVPGYLMDAAANIGKMANCHIHAIFLNKAPIDPEYNYFFPNDLILVDNPLRGENIAAENSEIISATIQTFKDVSDLAGLSYTIDERNDYSLDELLELTAFSDLLLADAKSNFYEYLLSDLLTDSHCPVLLTKQTLEAPGKLVLAYDGSVSSIYAMRMFTYLFPQWKDVPLQVVYVSDHDITTLPEEKQVLPWLSLHYSTVETKVITGNRVQELANIVNADTSPKVVIMGAYGRKALSRLFHKSLSKAVIDTSNAAAFITHV, encoded by the coding sequence ATGAATAAGGTGTTATTGATCTTAGATGGTTTGCAAGTGCCTGGCTATTTAATGGATGCGGCTGCCAATATCGGCAAAATGGCTAACTGCCACATTCATGCGATCTTTTTGAATAAAGCGCCCATTGATCCGGAGTACAATTATTTCTTTCCCAACGATCTTATACTGGTAGATAATCCACTGCGGGGCGAAAATATAGCAGCGGAAAATAGTGAGATCATTAGCGCTACCATTCAAACCTTTAAAGATGTATCTGATCTGGCAGGATTGTCATACACTATTGATGAGCGGAACGATTACTCGTTAGACGAACTGCTAGAGCTTACCGCTTTTAGCGACCTGTTACTGGCCGATGCCAAGTCTAATTTTTACGAGTATCTATTGTCCGACTTGTTAACGGATTCGCATTGCCCGGTGCTGTTAACCAAACAAACTCTTGAAGCCCCTGGTAAATTGGTGCTGGCATATGATGGAAGCGTGTCCAGTATTTATGCCATGCGAATGTTTACCTACCTGTTTCCCCAGTGGAAAGATGTACCGCTACAAGTAGTATACGTTTCTGACCATGATATAACCACGTTGCCGGAGGAAAAGCAAGTTCTTCCATGGCTGTCGCTGCATTACTCAACGGTTGAAACAAAAGTGATCACTGGAAACAGGGTTCAGGAGTTGGCCAACATTGTTAATGCTGATACTAGCCCTAAGGTGGTCATCATGGGTGCCTATGGTAGAAAAGCCCTTTCAAGGCTATTTCACAAAAGCCTTTCAAAAGCAGTAATAGATACCAGCAATGCTGCGGCTTTTATTACGCATGTGTAA
- a CDS encoding PAS domain-containing protein, whose translation MPANVKYGKSLISFRALLDAISESAVCTDTSFIIQSWNNAAEKIFGFTEDQVLGQSLFALAEYFVVGGTVDKAFEYTRVTGHWTGEVLVVYPNKKEISVHVTLNRINNKAGQLIGYVLISRDITDAVVVRGSLSAMQKLFTAFMDHSPALTWIVDDEGYCSFFNELYLQTFHLDHDAIGKHASQLFPKEIVDPFLENNAIVFKTDRPMEFIETAVGPNGKKVMLKVLKFPLDLPGSKKYLGGVAVDITKEIEKQEQLSLRNERFRLVNKATSDHIWDWDIAANRIITDGFEEVENEYKIWHTLEDSLSEVNASDRERIKESLHEAIADTGRQYWEEEYRALNGNGSYKTVIDKGYIIRNASGKAIRMIGAQHDITELKTLQHQLVEQEKSRQREIVKAVIDAQEKGVKQKGQKGNIYDLSPGFESQRDSNLNPFDLSSPVLPSYQRTWLSSHPAINVPSFLRTCILSYDQTFSFY comes from the coding sequence ATGCCTGCCAATGTAAAGTATGGCAAATCATTAATTAGCTTCAGAGCTTTGTTGGATGCCATATCCGAATCCGCAGTTTGTACCGATACATCTTTTATAATCCAAAGCTGGAATAATGCAGCTGAAAAAATATTCGGCTTTACTGAAGATCAGGTACTCGGTCAAAGTTTATTTGCGCTAGCAGAGTATTTTGTTGTAGGTGGTACTGTTGACAAGGCTTTCGAATACACGCGTGTTACGGGTCATTGGACGGGTGAAGTTCTGGTTGTGTACCCGAATAAAAAAGAGATAAGCGTACATGTAACCCTCAATCGTATCAATAATAAAGCTGGTCAGTTGATCGGGTACGTTTTAATTTCCAGAGACATTACAGATGCGGTGGTAGTTAGAGGTAGCCTCTCTGCTATGCAAAAGCTATTTACTGCATTTATGGACCACAGCCCAGCACTTACCTGGATTGTCGATGATGAAGGCTACTGCAGTTTTTTTAATGAGTTGTATTTGCAAACGTTTCATCTAGACCACGATGCTATTGGTAAACATGCCAGTCAATTATTTCCCAAAGAGATAGTGGATCCGTTTTTAGAGAATAATGCTATTGTATTCAAAACCGATCGGCCTATGGAATTTATAGAAACCGCTGTAGGACCTAACGGTAAAAAAGTGATGCTTAAGGTTTTAAAATTTCCTCTTGATCTGCCAGGATCGAAAAAATACTTAGGAGGAGTGGCCGTAGATATTACTAAGGAAATAGAAAAGCAGGAACAGTTGAGTTTACGCAATGAGCGTTTTCGACTGGTAAATAAAGCTACTTCCGATCATATCTGGGATTGGGATATTGCAGCAAATCGGATAATAACAGATGGTTTTGAAGAGGTTGAAAATGAGTATAAGATCTGGCATACATTGGAAGATAGCCTGAGTGAAGTCAATGCCAGCGACCGGGAGCGGATAAAGGAAAGTTTGCACGAGGCCATTGCTGACACGGGTCGGCAATACTGGGAAGAAGAATACCGGGCTCTGAACGGCAACGGCAGTTATAAAACGGTTATTGATAAGGGCTATATTATTCGTAACGCGTCTGGCAAAGCCATAAGAATGATTGGTGCCCAACATGATATTACAGAACTAAAAACACTGCAGCACCAACTTGTAGAGCAGGAAAAAAGCAGGCAGCGAGAAATTGTGAAAGCGGTGATCGATGCGCAGGAAAAAGGAGTTAAACAAAAGGGACAAAAAGGTAACATTTATGATTTGAGTCCTGGGTTTGAGTCCCAGCGGGATTCAAACCTGAATCCATTCGATCTCTCATCTCCAGTGTTACCTAGCTATCAACGTACATGGCTATCTAGCCACCCAGCTATCAACGTACCTAGCTTCCTACGTACCTGCATACTTTCATACGATCAGACTTTCAGCTTTTACTGA
- a CDS encoding sensor histidine kinase codes for MFETQPDQQLFAELYDANPQAIVWMRAIWNESGEAIIDFEYTYCNDEGLRYLNLTREQLPGLFVSNSPTLPEDRRVSILEELIDVYTTGKKTEAVGYNSNLKKYARYLRAKVRNGVMTVIQDTSNEHQIINQLEEQSRKLATQTQELQEQRSLMDNILKHSSNGISVSEAIRNEQGIVIDARTIMANDAAVRFTGLPLDIYLSKTAVELDPTIIESPYYHAYVKTLTTGEPGILQYFFPHTSRWLELSISKMDNDHVIHIFTDITPIKEVQLQLEKSVQELKRSNTNLEDFAHAASHDLKEPLRKIRTFIDRLKASLNTRISDTETHMMKRVEAAAERMQLLVDDLLEFSHVSQQPRQMESIDLNDKVQKVLADLELSIEEKQATVTIEPLPTIYGHRRQLQQLFHNLISNALKYSKTDTPPQISIRSKVVKGADVPSNIPVSQSDKYFHLIEVSDNGIGFEQQYAEQIFDMFQRLHGKMEYSGTGVGLAIARKVVENHNGFIWATSQPGIGSTFHVLLPA; via the coding sequence ATGTTCGAAACCCAACCCGATCAACAATTATTTGCCGAACTCTACGATGCTAATCCCCAAGCTATTGTATGGATGCGTGCGATTTGGAATGAAAGCGGCGAAGCAATCATTGATTTTGAATACACCTACTGCAACGATGAAGGGCTTCGGTACCTGAATTTAACCAGGGAACAGCTACCGGGTTTATTCGTTTCCAACTCGCCCACACTCCCAGAGGACAGACGCGTCTCCATTTTGGAAGAACTGATCGATGTTTATACAACAGGTAAAAAGACGGAAGCAGTAGGCTACAACTCCAATCTTAAAAAATACGCCCGCTACCTGCGCGCCAAAGTGCGCAATGGCGTGATGACAGTGATCCAGGACACTAGCAATGAACACCAGATCATTAACCAGCTGGAAGAACAAAGCCGCAAGCTGGCTACACAGACTCAGGAGCTGCAAGAGCAGCGCTCCCTGATGGACAATATTTTAAAGCACTCCTCTAACGGTATTTCCGTTTCCGAAGCCATTCGAAATGAACAAGGCATTGTTATAGACGCCCGAACAATAATGGCCAACGATGCCGCTGTACGCTTTACCGGTCTGCCTTTAGATATTTATCTTTCTAAAACAGCGGTAGAACTGGATCCTACTATTATTGAATCACCTTACTATCATGCGTATGTGAAAACGTTGACCACGGGCGAGCCGGGCATTCTGCAGTATTTCTTTCCGCATACCAGCCGCTGGTTGGAGCTTTCCATTTCAAAGATGGACAATGATCATGTCATTCACATCTTTACCGATATAACACCTATTAAAGAAGTACAGCTGCAACTGGAAAAAAGTGTGCAGGAGTTGAAGCGTTCCAATACCAACCTGGAGGATTTTGCCCATGCCGCCTCGCACGATCTGAAAGAACCGCTGCGCAAGATCCGTACATTTATAGACCGCTTAAAAGCCAGTCTGAATACGCGCATATCCGATACCGAAACTCATATGATGAAGCGGGTAGAAGCAGCGGCCGAACGAATGCAGCTGCTGGTAGACGACCTGTTGGAGTTTTCGCATGTAAGCCAGCAACCCCGCCAGATGGAAAGCATTGACCTTAATGATAAGGTCCAAAAAGTACTAGCCGACCTGGAACTTTCCATTGAAGAAAAGCAGGCCACTGTTACCATAGAACCGCTGCCTACTATATATGGCCACCGCCGGCAATTGCAGCAACTCTTTCATAACCTAATCAGTAATGCTTTAAAATACAGCAAGACCGATACGCCACCACAAATCAGCATCCGATCGAAAGTAGTGAAGGGCGCCGATGTGCCCTCTAACATACCTGTGTCTCAATCAGACAAATACTTTCATCTTATAGAAGTGAGTGATAATGGAATTGGATTTGAGCAGCAGTATGCTGAACAAATCTTTGATATGTTTCAACGCCTGCATGGCAAAATGGAATACTCGGGTACAGGTGTAGGACTGGCCATAGCCCGTAAAGTAGTAGAGAACCACAATGGCTTTATTTGGGCTACCAGCCAACCGGGTATCGGGTCCACATTTCATGTATTGTTACCAGCATAA